The following are from one region of the Paenibacillus bovis genome:
- a CDS encoding stalk domain-containing protein: MNNILKLALCSSLLCTGMMSSSALSPATHAAAPSVSITLDGYNLPFPVAPTMVKGTTMVPFRAIAEALGIPVSWNQASKTITATATSGSGSKKVVLTMNSTNATVDGQKVTLAVAPQTINNNTMIPLSFFSQQFGAAVKWDASTRTVSITSPAEDLYTLGFYAISSYDERATVPDFDTVAYGWSRITTDGKFSTSNTEFKWPQASGSDTPESIIQNTAAQGTSPYLMVYSVDGHGELTKNLENPTLQNQNIQSIIDTATTKGFKGIVLDFEGLGWSGDKAKAQSDYNAFVKNIATKAHQQGLKLTLALHPLNSSYTGYDYKTLGTLADDLIIMAYDYTDKKTPEPTDKVDNAIQLALKQVDRSKLILGISLSSEDENSVNTKIGLAKRYDLKGVAIWRLGIIGQKAMDAMHQSVEFNK; this comes from the coding sequence ATGAACAACATACTTAAATTAGCACTATGCAGCAGTCTGCTGTGTACCGGTATGATGAGCAGCTCTGCGCTCAGCCCCGCGACGCATGCAGCAGCGCCCAGCGTAAGTATCACACTGGATGGGTATAATCTGCCATTTCCAGTCGCTCCAACCATGGTCAAAGGAACAACTATGGTACCATTCCGTGCAATCGCCGAAGCTCTCGGTATTCCGGTATCCTGGAATCAGGCCAGCAAAACGATCACTGCTACAGCAACCAGCGGTTCCGGCAGTAAAAAGGTAGTACTCACCATGAACAGTACCAACGCCACAGTAGATGGACAAAAGGTGACTCTAGCGGTTGCTCCGCAGACAATCAACAATAATACGATGATTCCGCTGAGCTTTTTCAGTCAGCAGTTTGGTGCAGCTGTGAAATGGGATGCCTCCACCCGCACCGTATCGATCACTTCGCCGGCAGAGGATTTGTATACACTGGGATTCTACGCCATTTCTTCCTATGATGAGCGCGCGACGGTGCCGGACTTTGACACCGTAGCTTACGGCTGGAGCCGGATTACGACTGATGGCAAATTCTCCACCTCCAACACGGAGTTCAAATGGCCGCAGGCTTCCGGCAGCGATACCCCGGAATCCATTATCCAGAATACGGCTGCACAGGGCACTTCTCCCTATCTGATGGTCTATTCGGTAGACGGTCATGGCGAATTGACGAAAAATCTAGAGAATCCTACCCTGCAAAATCAAAATATCCAATCTATTATCGATACAGCAACTACCAAAGGCTTCAAAGGAATTGTTCTGGATTTTGAAGGACTCGGCTGGAGCGGCGACAAAGCTAAAGCGCAGTCCGACTATAACGCCTTTGTCAAAAATATAGCGACCAAAGCCCATCAGCAAGGTCTCAAACTGACGCTGGCACTGCATCCGCTGAATAGCTCCTATACCGGCTATGATTACAAAACACTCGGTACGCTGGCCGATGACTTGATCATCATGGCTTACGATTATACAGATAAAAAGACCCCGGAGCCAACCGACAAAGTCGATAATGCCATCCAGCTGGCTCTGAAACAGGTCGATCGCAGCAAGCTCATCCTCGGCATCTCCCTGAGCAGCGAAGACGAGAACTCGGTCAATACCAAAATCGGTCTTGCCAAACGCTACGATCTCAAAGGCGTCGCTATCTGGCGTTTGGGTATTATCGGACAAAAAGCAATGGATGCGATGCATCAATCCGTAGAATTTAACAAGTAA
- a CDS encoding DUF4181 domain-containing protein, which produces MLILINMVVIILIPYLVKFISRKYLHIEKQDIMQSPGRRAMIFGNVIFIAVIIIILFIPGMPPIYENFELYVGMAIGLIILTSAYQIILENKYFPGSKQYIITLGTVIIGLLYLWGLMTFY; this is translated from the coding sequence ATGTTAATTCTGATAAACATGGTTGTTATAATTCTGATCCCGTATTTGGTCAAATTTATTAGCCGGAAATACTTGCATATCGAAAAACAAGATATTATGCAGTCACCTGGTCGAAGAGCAATGATATTCGGCAATGTCATATTTATTGCTGTTATTATAATTATCCTGTTTATTCCAGGAATGCCGCCAATATATGAAAATTTTGAATTATATGTGGGTATGGCTATAGGATTAATTATTCTGACCAGCGCCTACCAGATCATTTTGGAAAATAAATATTTCCCCGGTTCCAAGCAGTATATTATTACACTGGGGACAGTAATCATCGGACTTTTGTACTTGTGGGGGCTTATGACTTTTTATTGA
- a CDS encoding permease encodes MHTTDSGLRQPNKKVIWLVVAFLVIVVAGLMYVKWWPYYHKAFKAAADHSIGASILGDSTGGAPSWEAAWGYAVVYFKAVWKAAIFGILLGSLLQVMLPSQWLLRVLGKADFRSTALAGVASLPGMMCSCCAAPIAVGMRKKQASVGASLAFWIGNPTLNPATLVFMTFVLSWKFTLLRLVFGLILVFGVSYLANRFVPAEKLPNEMKMDDPNVTPPAAPEQPLLVRWGKSILNMLISIVPAYIIFVLLLGAARVWLFPTMDIASGNTLLAIAGFALAGMLFVIPTAAEIPIIQSFMSLGLGAGPAAALMLTLPAISLPSMLMIGRAFPLRVMLFVAGSVVALGIVCGLVGMFVL; translated from the coding sequence ATGCACACAACGGATTCAGGCTTGCGTCAGCCGAACAAAAAAGTAATCTGGCTGGTCGTCGCCTTTTTGGTTATTGTCGTTGCAGGGCTGATGTATGTAAAATGGTGGCCCTATTACCATAAAGCGTTCAAAGCTGCTGCAGACCATTCGATCGGGGCTTCTATTCTCGGAGATTCCACGGGAGGCGCCCCTTCCTGGGAAGCGGCATGGGGATATGCAGTCGTCTATTTCAAAGCGGTATGGAAAGCCGCTATTTTCGGTATTCTGCTGGGTTCGCTGCTGCAGGTCATGCTGCCTTCCCAGTGGCTGCTGCGTGTACTCGGCAAAGCCGATTTTCGCAGTACTGCACTGGCGGGTGTCGCTTCACTGCCCGGTATGATGTGCAGCTGCTGCGCCGCACCAATCGCGGTCGGTATGCGTAAAAAACAAGCTTCTGTCGGTGCCAGTCTGGCATTCTGGATCGGTAATCCTACGCTCAATCCGGCAACACTGGTCTTTATGACCTTTGTGCTGTCGTGGAAGTTCACGCTGCTGCGTCTCGTATTTGGACTGATTCTTGTCTTTGGCGTCAGCTATCTGGCGAACCGGTTCGTGCCTGCCGAGAAGCTGCCGAATGAGATGAAGATGGATGATCCCAACGTTACACCACCGGCTGCACCGGAACAGCCGCTGCTCGTACGCTGGGGCAAAAGTATTCTGAATATGCTGATCAGCATCGTGCCAGCTTATATTATTTTCGTGCTGCTGCTCGGTGCAGCGCGTGTATGGCTGTTCCCGACGATGGATATCGCTAGCGGCAACACCCTGCTCGCTATCGCCGGATTTGCACTGGCCGGTATGCTGTTCGTTATTCCGACAGCTGCGGAGATTCCGATTATACAGTCGTTTATGAGTCTGGGTCTGGGCGCAGGCCCGGCTGCAGCACTGATGCTGACTCTGCCAGCGATCAGCCTGCCGTCCATGCTGATGATCGGACGCGCTTTCCCGCTTAGAGTTATGCTGTTCGTCGCCGGCTCCGTCGTTGCACTCGGTATCGTTTGCGGATTGGTCGGTATGTTCGTTTTATAA
- the selD gene encoding selenide, water dikinase SelD, with amino-acid sequence MSSNDAIKLTSLSSKGGCGCKIGPADLAQVLRNLPQAVPNPNLLVGLDTSDDAGVYRLTDDLAIVQTLDFFTPIVDDPYSFGQVAAANAISDIYAMGGKPLTALNIVAFPIHTLDKQILTDILRGAGDKMAEAGVTLVGGHSIDDKEPKFGLAVTGTVHPDRVRTNAGAKPGDQLILTKPIGVGILTTSVKQDQLSEEEIARVTQVMSTLNKTAAETMDAYEVHACTDVTGFGLLGHASEMAKGSSNGIVIRQSQVPVLPRVRELAENGFVPGGTKNNYAHLEGDVTFPAEMDQIDQWILCDAVTSGGLLIAVAEQDAAQLLSDLLAAGVEAAHIGEVTAEHPGHIQVQI; translated from the coding sequence ATGTCATCTAACGATGCAATCAAATTAACTTCTCTCTCTTCCAAAGGCGGCTGCGGCTGCAAAATCGGTCCTGCTGATCTGGCACAGGTGCTGCGCAATCTGCCGCAGGCTGTTCCGAATCCCAATCTGCTCGTTGGACTGGATACGAGTGACGATGCAGGCGTATATCGCCTTACCGATGATCTGGCTATTGTCCAGACCCTGGATTTTTTCACCCCGATCGTGGATGATCCGTATTCGTTTGGCCAGGTAGCGGCTGCCAATGCGATCAGTGATATTTATGCCATGGGCGGCAAGCCGCTGACAGCGCTGAATATTGTAGCTTTCCCTATCCATACGCTGGATAAGCAGATTCTGACCGATATTCTGCGCGGAGCCGGTGACAAGATGGCCGAAGCAGGCGTAACCCTCGTTGGTGGTCATTCTATCGATGACAAGGAGCCCAAATTCGGCCTGGCCGTGACCGGTACAGTTCATCCGGATCGTGTGCGCACCAATGCAGGAGCCAAGCCGGGGGACCAGCTGATCCTGACCAAGCCGATTGGCGTCGGTATCCTGACAACTTCCGTCAAACAAGATCAGCTTAGCGAAGAGGAAATTGCCCGCGTTACTCAGGTCATGAGTACGCTGAACAAAACCGCAGCCGAGACGATGGACGCTTATGAAGTGCATGCCTGCACCGATGTGACCGGATTCGGTCTGCTCGGTCATGCTTCTGAAATGGCTAAAGGCAGCAGCAATGGTATTGTGATTCGTCAAAGTCAGGTGCCTGTGCTGCCGCGTGTACGCGAACTGGCAGAAAACGGCTTTGTACCAGGCGGTACCAAAAACAACTATGCCCATCTGGAAGGCGATGTGACTTTCCCGGCAGAGATGGATCAGATCGACCAGTGGATTCTGTGCGATGCAGTGACATCCGGCGGTCTGCTGATTGCAGTTGCTGAACAGGACGCTGCCCAGCTGCTCAGTGATTTGCTCGCTGCAGGTGTAGAAGCGGCGCATATCGGCGAAGTAACTGCCGAGCATCCCGGTCATATTCAGGTACAGATCTAA
- the mnmH gene encoding tRNA 2-selenouridine(34) synthase MnmH — translation MFQDITIEELLKKRASGEMTTIDVRSPSEYRNASIPGSINIPLFNDEERAEVGTIYKQVGTEQAKTRGLEIASAKLPDFIAQFQKIDGPKTVFCWRGGMRSKTTATVLSLMGVQTYRLVGGVRAYRQWIVEELGQLQLNTPAFVLNGHTGNGKTLMLEKLQQQGYPVIDLEAMAGHRGSVFGGIGLQVNNQKAFDSLLIERLNEIGKAPYILFEAESRRIGKIEVPAFLLDKKEQGVHLWVELPMTERVRHIMEDYRPAEHKEECLSAFQRIKAHIHQPIGVQIEEALHGDQYEQAIALLLEYYYDPKYQYSADKMKDTRRVIIEAGNVDEAVKKIKEHLTTLTNTVQS, via the coding sequence TTGTTTCAGGATATCACCATAGAAGAACTGCTGAAGAAACGGGCCAGCGGCGAGATGACAACGATCGATGTACGTTCGCCGTCGGAGTACCGGAATGCCAGTATTCCGGGCAGTATTAATATTCCTTTATTTAATGATGAAGAACGTGCAGAAGTCGGTACTATCTACAAGCAGGTCGGTACCGAACAGGCCAAAACGCGCGGACTGGAAATTGCTTCGGCCAAGCTGCCTGATTTTATCGCTCAATTCCAGAAGATTGATGGACCCAAAACAGTCTTCTGCTGGCGGGGCGGGATGCGCAGCAAAACAACAGCAACAGTCCTATCATTGATGGGTGTACAGACGTACCGGCTAGTCGGCGGTGTACGTGCGTATCGGCAGTGGATTGTGGAAGAACTCGGCCAGCTGCAGCTGAATACGCCGGCTTTTGTACTAAATGGGCATACCGGCAACGGCAAGACACTCATGCTGGAAAAGCTGCAGCAGCAGGGTTATCCGGTTATTGATCTGGAAGCTATGGCAGGTCATCGTGGATCGGTGTTTGGCGGGATCGGTCTGCAGGTGAATAACCAGAAAGCTTTTGATTCTCTGCTGATTGAACGTCTGAACGAGATTGGCAAGGCTCCATATATTTTGTTCGAAGCCGAGAGCCGGCGTATCGGCAAGATCGAAGTGCCTGCCTTTTTATTGGACAAAAAAGAGCAGGGTGTCCATCTGTGGGTAGAACTGCCGATGACTGAACGTGTACGGCATATTATGGAAGATTATCGTCCGGCTGAGCACAAGGAAGAATGTCTGTCTGCTTTCCAGCGGATCAAGGCACATATTCACCAGCCGATTGGTGTGCAGATCGAAGAAGCGCTGCATGGAGATCAGTATGAGCAGGCTATCGCTCTGCTGCTGGAATATTATTACGATCCCAAATATCAGTATTCTGCAGACAAAATGAAAGACACCCGGCGGGTCATTATTGAGGCTGGTAATGTGGATGAAGCCGTAAAAAAAATAAAGGAACACCTTACAACCTTAACGAATACAGTGCAGAGCTGA
- a CDS encoding response regulator → MNVLYIGSERINLALMRSLFRKKLTDLTLLEAEDTAKGIEIARAHQPVLIMIDIEFPVEHKYDILPVLQSCPDTCGIPVWAISACAFNDEIAKGIQAGFNRYITKPIDLEQFIQRIRMDIAI, encoded by the coding sequence ATGAATGTTCTCTATATCGGCAGCGAACGCATAAATCTGGCACTGATGCGATCATTGTTCAGAAAAAAGCTGACGGATCTGACGCTACTGGAAGCAGAGGATACTGCCAAGGGTATAGAAATTGCCCGCGCTCACCAACCTGTACTGATTATGATCGATATTGAATTTCCGGTAGAACACAAGTATGATATTCTCCCTGTTCTGCAGTCCTGCCCCGATACCTGTGGCATTCCTGTCTGGGCGATCAGTGCCTGTGCTTTTAACGACGAGATTGCCAAAGGAATACAGGCTGGATTCAACCGTTATATTACCAAACCGATTGACCTTGAACAATTTATACAACGGATACGGATGGATATAGCAATCTAA
- a CDS encoding Na-translocating system protein MpsC family protein: protein MNHKNIITQATSYTTKLLRNRFGKGPESVSIYLCDRCIVLHLKNFLSPVEKFLLSQEEEQAFRHTRELIMKSLLPELRTFLHEKLQLEVKDMHYDWGLYNASGVVVGLLRTDREMTLDYPGKEELHQQVIGVTSELQKPPEWIDSWWINPRTLFIFRQGLTILLEKEFIGLGFENMLRMTKGKLEKTLLEEHVQVEQIFHKKVSDLYVDWSFDHDHSMIIYTFEN, encoded by the coding sequence TTGAACCACAAAAATATAATCACCCAAGCCACCAGTTATACCACCAAATTATTAAGGAACCGATTCGGCAAGGGGCCGGAATCGGTCTCTATCTATCTGTGCGACAGGTGTATTGTCCTGCATTTGAAGAACTTCCTGAGTCCGGTGGAGAAGTTTCTGCTGAGCCAGGAAGAGGAGCAGGCTTTTCGTCATACCCGCGAGCTGATTATGAAATCACTGCTGCCCGAGCTCCGCACTTTTCTTCATGAAAAGCTGCAGTTAGAAGTTAAGGATATGCATTATGATTGGGGGCTGTACAATGCTTCCGGGGTTGTCGTCGGCTTGCTTCGTACCGACCGGGAAATGACGCTGGATTATCCAGGCAAGGAGGAGCTGCATCAGCAGGTTATCGGAGTGACCAGCGAACTGCAGAAGCCTCCGGAATGGATCGATTCCTGGTGGATTAATCCGAGAACGCTTTTTATTTTCCGTCAGGGTCTAACGATTTTGCTGGAAAAGGAATTTATTGGTCTAGGCTTTGAAAATATGCTGCGAATGACCAAAGGCAAGCTGGAAAAGACGCTGCTGGAGGAACATGTACAGGTGGAGCAGATTTTTCATAAAAAGGTATCGGATCTATATGTAGACTGGAGCTTTGATCATGACCACAGCATGATCATTTATACATTCGAGAATTAA
- a CDS encoding Na-translocating system protein MpsC family protein, whose translation MKYRQFISQATSFTTKLLRNRFGKGPQSVNIALNDQCIIFHLREFISPVENFLLSQEEEEAFRYTRELIMKSMLPELRSFLQEHLEMEITDMYYDWGMHNASGIIVGLLEAGWKDTLDYEGREAVHAQIIEVTRHVQKAPEIITSWWVNPKTLVVFRQGIIILIEKELIDLGLGSLLKTAKRRLEKRMLLQAVQLDTVLGKSVADLYVDWNFDQDHSVIVYIFE comes from the coding sequence TTGAAATATAGGCAGTTTATCAGTCAGGCCACCAGTTTTACGACCAAGCTGTTACGTAACCGGTTTGGCAAAGGTCCACAGTCGGTAAACATTGCCCTTAATGATCAGTGTATTATTTTTCATCTGCGCGAGTTTATCAGTCCGGTGGAGAATTTTTTGCTGAGTCAGGAAGAGGAAGAGGCTTTCCGATATACAAGAGAGCTGATTATGAAATCCATGCTGCCCGAACTCCGATCTTTTTTGCAGGAACATCTAGAAATGGAAATTACCGATATGTATTATGACTGGGGAATGCATAATGCTTCCGGGATTATTGTCGGTCTGCTGGAAGCCGGCTGGAAGGATACCCTGGATTACGAAGGCAGGGAAGCCGTACATGCCCAGATTATCGAAGTGACCCGACATGTGCAAAAGGCACCGGAAATCATTACGTCCTGGTGGGTCAATCCCAAAACATTAGTCGTCTTTCGACAGGGTATAATCATACTGATTGAGAAAGAACTAATCGATCTGGGGCTGGGAAGTTTGCTGAAAACAGCCAAACGCAGGCTGGAAAAGCGAATGCTTCTGCAGGCGGTCCAGCTGGATACCGTGCTCGGGAAAAGCGTCGCCGATCTATATGTGGATTGGAACTTTGATCAGGATCATAGTGTTATTGTATATATTTTTGAATAA
- a CDS encoding response regulator — protein sequence MISASKEILYIEDDELSMLTMRLIFKKKFPEFTLLEATTAKQGIEMAIKHRPFLIMLDILLPDIDGYESLQYLQRHPHTSGIPVWAVTACALSSDIRKGKEAGFERYITKPINMKNLIEWMKTHTMNAKV from the coding sequence ATGATTTCAGCTTCAAAAGAAATTTTGTATATTGAAGATGATGAGCTGAGTATGTTAACGATGCGTCTTATTTTCAAGAAAAAATTTCCGGAATTTACTTTGTTGGAAGCCACTACAGCAAAGCAGGGAATAGAAATGGCGATCAAGCATCGTCCATTCCTAATTATGCTCGATATTCTGCTACCTGATATAGATGGATATGAGAGCCTGCAATACCTCCAGCGCCATCCCCATACTTCCGGAATTCCGGTCTGGGCTGTTACCGCCTGCGCGCTAAGCAGTGATATCCGCAAAGGAAAAGAAGCTGGATTCGAGCGCTATATTACCAAACCGATTAATATGAAAAATTTGATCGAGTGGATGAAAACGCATACAATGAATGCAAAAGTGTAA
- a CDS encoding deoxynucleoside kinase — MTQPPFIAVEGPIGAGKTTLSSMLAEELNLPIIKEIVEENPFLGKFYDNIDEWSFQLEMFFLCNRYKQLEDTGVQYISQNQPVISDYHIYKNMIFAERTLKGVKRDKYRQIYHVLTDDLPKPDIIIYIRASLDTLLARIEKRGRVFEEAMDTAYLEQLMADYDEAMASIALSEPETKIITIDGDIIDFVENREQFHTIASQLKELIHERIQHT, encoded by the coding sequence ATGACACAACCCCCGTTTATCGCCGTAGAAGGTCCAATCGGTGCCGGCAAAACAACCCTGTCTTCCATGCTGGCGGAAGAGCTGAATCTCCCTATTATTAAGGAAATCGTCGAAGAGAATCCTTTTCTCGGCAAATTTTATGACAATATCGATGAATGGAGTTTCCAGCTGGAAATGTTTTTTCTCTGCAATCGGTACAAGCAGCTGGAAGATACCGGGGTACAATACATTTCCCAAAATCAGCCGGTCATCTCGGATTATCATATCTATAAAAACATGATCTTTGCCGAGCGTACACTCAAAGGAGTCAAACGGGATAAATACCGTCAGATCTACCATGTGCTGACCGATGATCTGCCCAAGCCGGATATTATTATCTATATTCGTGCGAGTCTGGATACTCTGCTGGCCCGGATCGAGAAGCGCGGCCGGGTATTCGAGGAAGCGATGGATACAGCGTATCTGGAACAGCTGATGGCGGATTATGATGAAGCGATGGCTTCGATTGCCCTGAGCGAGCCGGAGACGAAGATTATTACGATTGATGGAGACATCATTGATTTTGTGGAAAACCGGGAGCAGTTTCATACGATTGCTTCTCAACTAAAGGAGCTTATACATGAACGAATACAACATACCTGA
- a CDS encoding deoxynucleoside kinase, with product MNEYNIPENALITIAGTVGVGKSTLTAALAERLNFKTSLEKVDHNPYLEKFYHDFERWSFHLQIYFLAERFKEQKHIFEAGGGYVQDRSIYEDTGIFAKMHADKGTMSATDYETYTSLFQAMVMTPYFPHPDVLIYLEGSLPSILTRIQLRGRQMEIETDVSYWEQMHERYVSWIGEFNACPVLRLNIDEYDVNDPASVDQILRQVSESIASSRASKSGSEAELSR from the coding sequence ATGAACGAATACAACATACCTGAAAATGCGCTGATCACGATTGCCGGAACAGTAGGGGTCGGCAAGTCTACACTGACTGCGGCACTGGCAGAACGCCTGAACTTTAAAACATCCCTTGAAAAGGTTGATCATAATCCGTATCTAGAGAAGTTCTATCACGACTTCGAACGCTGGAGCTTCCATCTGCAGATTTACTTCCTGGCGGAGCGGTTCAAGGAACAAAAGCATATCTTCGAAGCAGGCGGAGGGTATGTACAGGATCGCTCGATCTACGAGGATACCGGCATCTTTGCCAAAATGCATGCAGATAAAGGAACGATGTCTGCTACCGACTATGAGACCTATACCAGCCTGTTCCAGGCGATGGTGATGACTCCCTATTTCCCGCATCCGGATGTACTGATCTATCTGGAAGGCAGCCTGCCGTCGATCCTGACACGGATTCAGCTGCGTGGACGCCAGATGGAGATTGAGACCGATGTGTCCTACTGGGAGCAGATGCACGAACGGTATGTATCCTGGATCGGAGAATTCAATGCCTGTCCGGTACTGCGTCTGAATATTGATGAGTATGATGTGAATGATCCGGCTTCCGTCGATCAGATTTTGCGTCAGGTGAGTGAATCCATTGCCTCTTCTCGTGCCAGCAAATCAGGCAGTGAAGCAGAACTGAGCCGATAA
- a CDS encoding type II secretion system protein: MNRYKQKVDKERKNFWRREQGFTLVEVMAGIVILSVVAMMAMTFFSSSLSYSKINENKTVMVNLARNALVYAEKQDFAAWKQYFVTSNKSEVTGMACLSGSACSQYSFLVPNSSPEVLARVLNPSVNGVKYTVTIRYQKMSSSSAAALPASVANIKNDTNYLLPIVVSVQGPEHQNGMSGTSVEGYITNETIR, translated from the coding sequence ATGAATCGATATAAACAGAAAGTCGATAAGGAGCGCAAAAATTTTTGGAGACGTGAACAAGGATTTACACTCGTTGAAGTCATGGCAGGTATTGTGATTTTATCGGTGGTGGCTATGATGGCGATGACCTTTTTCAGCAGTTCGCTCTCCTACAGCAAAATCAATGAGAACAAGACAGTGATGGTCAATCTGGCACGTAATGCACTTGTCTATGCGGAAAAGCAGGATTTTGCTGCCTGGAAGCAATATTTTGTAACCAGTAATAAATCCGAGGTGACCGGCATGGCCTGCCTGAGCGGGAGCGCCTGTAGTCAGTACAGTTTCCTCGTACCCAATTCCAGCCCGGAAGTGCTCGCCCGTGTACTGAATCCGAGTGTAAACGGAGTTAAATATACGGTGACTATCCGTTATCAGAAAATGTCTTCTTCATCGGCAGCAGCCTTGCCAGCATCGGTCGCGAATATCAAGAATGATACCAATTATTTGCTGCCGATTGTTGTCAGCGTTCAGGGACCTGAACATCAAAATGGCATGAGCGGGACAAGTGTGGAGGGATATATTACCAATGAAACTATTCGTTGA
- a CDS encoding type II secretion system protein yields the protein MKLFVERLRSQNGFTLIEVLAALLITGIMTAVIYAVAVFGLRSYLQINGENILRANGDILTSSIITQLYDFAPEKVRQITSGDHPVGIRLERASQLSGSPAGDMEISDIYIYGGVLYIGKVQQIAAVNKSVLSSGLQLPSDAAPGSLLHDNNHDGVDDLARAVVLENRLQLDSGSTIAIQSQDGSTFYTTGIINVLLDLSNDSQGQDQQMTLESSFGF from the coding sequence ATGAAACTATTCGTTGAACGGCTGCGCAGCCAGAACGGATTTACGTTGATCGAAGTGCTGGCTGCCCTGCTGATTACAGGCATTATGACAGCGGTCATCTATGCAGTAGCGGTATTCGGTCTGCGTAGTTATTTGCAGATCAATGGAGAAAATATTCTACGTGCGAATGGTGATATTCTGACTTCGTCGATTATTACACAACTATACGATTTTGCACCGGAAAAGGTACGCCAGATTACAAGTGGAGACCACCCGGTCGGTATCCGGCTGGAGCGTGCGAGTCAGCTGTCCGGTTCACCAGCGGGTGATATGGAAATATCGGATATTTATATCTATGGCGGTGTATTGTATATCGGCAAGGTGCAGCAGATTGCTGCAGTCAACAAATCAGTACTGTCTTCCGGACTTCAGCTGCCCTCCGATGCTGCACCGGGATCACTTCTGCATGATAATAACCATGACGGTGTGGATGATCTGGCGAGAGCTGTAGTGCTGGAAAACCGGCTTCAGCTGGACAGCGGCTCCACGATCGCGATTCAGTCGCAGGACGGCAGTACCTTTTATACAACAGGTATTATTAATGTGCTGCTAGATCTGTCCAATGACAGTCAGGGTCAAGATCAGCAGATGACTCTGGAAAGCAGCTTCGGGTTTTAA